The nucleotide sequence CCGGATTTTTCGCCGTCCGGCGAAAAATACGGCCCGATTCTTCCCCCTCCACCCCACGGCGCACGGTCACACCCCATCCCCGACAAGCCTCCCACGCCCAGGTCGCCCGTGTCCTATCTCCGGGCGGGCCGCGCGCGGAACGGGTCCAGGCTCAGCCTGGCGCGGGGAAGGTCCAGGAAGGGGGCGCGCAGCCCCCGTCCTGGCCGCCGGAGGCATTCTTCATCCACGCCACGTCCCACTGCTCCCCCATATTGACGCCCGACTCGCCCGGCACTATTATCCGCGCTAACGCTGAGTCCCGGATGGTCCGGGAGCGGGGGACCCAATTCTTGGGGCGAATTGCGCGCGAGCGCATAGGGCACCTTTCGGCCCGAGCCCGTCAGCTAACCTCGCAAGCGTCGAAGGGACGGGCACGCCGGGTGCGCGCCCGCCTCCGAAAAGCCGGAGGTTTGCACATGGTTTCTTTCCGCCTGTGCGGCGCGCCTGCGCGCCGTGGATTCCGCACTTCCATCCCGCGATCGTTCATGTGGCGCCATGCGTCCGGCATTGCCGTGCGCACCGGCTCGGCCTGCCCGTTGTGGGCGGACTGCAGCGCGCCGCCGCCTTCCTCCTGATTCCCACGGGATAGTCGTTTTCGTGTCCCGGGCCGCATCCGAGCCCGCGCACGGCCGTGTTGCGGCCTGCGCGGGGCGCGGGAGCGTGTCCGGCCGTATCCGCGCGGCGGCTGCCGCGCAGCGACGCGCCCATGAGGCGCACAGGAGGACCAGATGAACGATTCCAAGCGAGCCGGGTCCGCGGGGCCTTCCGGGGGCGGCCTGCGCCGCCTGCTGGTGGGCGGCAGCCTCGACCTCGGCGACCATTCCATCTTCCACAAGCTTTCGCTGATCGCCTTCTTCGCCTGGGTGGGCTTAGGCGCGGACGGCCTGTCCTCGTCCTGCTACGGCCCGGCCGAGGCCTATCTGGCGCTCGGACGGCACACGGTGCTGGCGCTGGTGGTGGCCCTGGCCTCGGCGCTGACGATCTTCGTGATCAGCGCCTCGTACTCGCAGATCATCGAGCTGTTCCCGTCGGGCGGCGGCGGGTACATCGTGGCCTCCAGGCTGCTTTCGCCGCACCTGGGCATGATCTCGGGCAGCGCGCTGCTCATCGACTACGTGCTGACCATCACCATCTCCATCGCCTCGGGCGCGGACGCGGTGTTCAGCTTCCTGCCGCCCGCCTGGGCGGCCTACCGCATCCATCTGGCCGCGGCGGGCGTGCTGCTGCTCACGTTCATGAACCTGCGCGGGGTCAAGGAGTCGGTGAAGGTGCTGGTGCCGGTCTTCATGGTCTTCGTGATCACGCACATCGTGGTCATCGCCATGGGCCTGGGCACGCACCTGGCCGCGGTGGGCGAGGTGGCCACGCGGCTCGGCCGCGACCTCTCGGCGGCGCATTCCGAGCTCGGCGCGGTCGGGCTGGTGGTGGTGCTGCTGCGCGCCTATTCCATGGGCGCGGGCACGTACACGGGCATCGAGGCCGTGTCCAACGGCCTGCCCATCCTGCGCGAGCCCAAGGTGGCCACGGGCAAGCGGACCATGCTCTACATGGCCACGTCGCTCTCGGTGACCGTCATCGGCATCATCCTGCTCTACCTGCTGTTCAACGTGTCCGACCACCCGGGCATGACGCTGAACGCCGTGGCCTTTTCCGCGGTCACGGCCCGCTGGCCCGCGCCCTGGGGCCAGGGCTTCGTCATGCTCACCCTGGCCTCGGAGGCGCTGCTGCTCTTCGTGGCCGCGCAGGCGGGCTTCGTGGACGGGCCGCGCGTCATGGCCAACATGGCCCTGGACCGCTGGCTGCCCACGCGCTTCGCCAGCCTCTCGGACCGGCTGGTCACGGAGAACGGCATCCTGCTCATGGGCGGGGCGGCCATGCTCCTGCTGCTCGCCACGCGCGGCTCCGTGGACCTGCTCATCGTGCTCTACTCCATCAACGTCTTCATCACCTTCGTGCTCTCGCAGCTCGGCATGGTGCTGCACTGGTGGCGCGAGCGCCGCAGCGTGGGCCACGCCTGGCGCCGCCTGCTCGTGAACGGCCTGGGCCTGGCCATGACCGCCTTCATCCTCGTCTCGGTCATCGCCGTGAAGTTCGACGAGGGCGGCTGGGTCACCCTGGTCATCACCGGCTGCCTCATCTGGCTGGCCGTGGCCGTGCGGCGCCATTACGACGGCGTGGGCCGCCTGCTGCGCTCGCTCGACGTGCTCGTGCCGCCCGAGGGCGCGGACGACGCCTGCACCGAGGTGCCCGCCCGCGCCCCCGCGTCCGGCCCCGGCGAGCACGACGCCTGCGCCGGGCAGGAGAGAAGCGGCCCGCCCGAGATCGACCCGGACGCGCCCACGGCCGTGCTCCTGGTCAACGGCTTCAACGGCCTGGGCCTGCACACCCTGTTCGACGTCTTCCGCTACTACCGCCACGACTTCAGGAACTTCGTCTTCCTGCAGGTCGGCGTGGTCGACGCCTCGGTCTTCAAG is from Desulfovibrio sp. X2 and encodes:
- a CDS encoding APC family permease yields the protein MNDSKRAGSAGPSGGGLRRLLVGGSLDLGDHSIFHKLSLIAFFAWVGLGADGLSSSCYGPAEAYLALGRHTVLALVVALASALTIFVISASYSQIIELFPSGGGGYIVASRLLSPHLGMISGSALLIDYVLTITISIASGADAVFSFLPPAWAAYRIHLAAAGVLLLTFMNLRGVKESVKVLVPVFMVFVITHIVVIAMGLGTHLAAVGEVATRLGRDLSAAHSELGAVGLVVVLLRAYSMGAGTYTGIEAVSNGLPILREPKVATGKRTMLYMATSLSVTVIGIILLYLLFNVSDHPGMTLNAVAFSAVTARWPAPWGQGFVMLTLASEALLLFVAAQAGFVDGPRVMANMALDRWLPTRFASLSDRLVTENGILLMGGAAMLLLLATRGSVDLLIVLYSINVFITFVLSQLGMVLHWWRERRSVGHAWRRLLVNGLGLAMTAFILVSVIAVKFDEGGWVTLVITGCLIWLAVAVRRHYDGVGRLLRSLDVLVPPEGADDACTEVPARAPASGPGEHDACAGQERSGPPEIDPDAPTAVLLVNGFNGLGLHTLFDVFRYYRHDFRNFVFLQVGVVDASVFKTPEELANLKKSMERGLSRYTRLMQARGYAAEAHWAVGTEVAQEVMALAPALVERFPRAVFFGGQIVFEKETFLTRILHNSVVFSLQRQMCRHGIPFMIMPIAVDKTRVRDDAPPPHGADCAV